In the genome of Rhodoplanes sp. Z2-YC6860, one region contains:
- the argF gene encoding ornithine carbamoyltransferase translates to MSDNGIRHFLDLTDISRTELRGIIENSRAIKGGGAPRAAKPLAGKTIAMVFDKPSTRTRVSFDVGIRQLGGESITLTGAEMQLGRGETIADTARVLSRYVDGIVIRTLDHALVQELAEHATIPVINGLTRRSHPCQVMADVMTFEEHRGSIKGRTVAWTGDGNNVLASWMHAADRFEFQLRVATPPELKPKKRLLDWVKKSGAAIRIGTDPDEAVKGADCVVTDTWVSMGDKDGKLRHNLLKRYQVNARLMSKARTDALFMHCLPAHRGDEVTEEVMDGPQSVVFDEAENRLHAQKGILTWCLHAAAR, encoded by the coding sequence ATGAGCGACAATGGCATCCGCCATTTCCTGGATCTGACCGATATCTCGCGCACTGAACTCCGCGGGATCATCGAGAACAGCCGTGCCATCAAGGGCGGCGGCGCGCCCCGCGCTGCGAAGCCGCTCGCCGGGAAGACCATCGCGATGGTCTTCGACAAGCCCTCGACGCGGACGCGGGTGTCGTTCGACGTCGGCATACGCCAGCTTGGCGGCGAGTCGATCACCCTCACCGGCGCGGAGATGCAGCTCGGCCGCGGCGAGACCATCGCCGACACCGCTCGTGTGCTGTCGCGCTATGTCGACGGCATCGTGATCCGCACGCTCGACCACGCGCTGGTCCAGGAGCTTGCCGAGCATGCCACCATTCCGGTGATCAACGGGCTGACCCGGCGCTCGCATCCGTGCCAGGTGATGGCCGACGTCATGACCTTCGAGGAGCACCGCGGCTCGATCAAAGGCCGCACCGTGGCCTGGACCGGCGACGGCAACAATGTGCTGGCGTCCTGGATGCATGCCGCCGACCGCTTCGAGTTCCAATTGCGGGTGGCGACGCCTCCCGAGCTCAAGCCCAAGAAACGGCTGCTCGATTGGGTCAAGAAGTCGGGTGCCGCGATCCGGATCGGCACCGATCCGGACGAGGCTGTCAAAGGCGCCGACTGCGTCGTCACCGACACCTGGGTGTCGATGGGCGACAAGGACGGCAAGCTCCGGCACAACCTGCTCAAGCGCTATCAGGTCAACGCCCGGCTGATGTCGAAAGCCCGCACCGACGCGCTGTTCATGCACTGCCTGCCGGCGCATCGCGGCGACGAGGTCACCGAGGAGGTGATGGACGGCCCGCAGTCGGTGGTGTTCGACGAGGCCGAGAACCGTCTGCATGCCCAGAAGGGCATCCTGACCTGGTGCTTGCACGCTGCGGCGCGATAG
- a CDS encoding aspartate aminotransferase family protein → MSSHMMPSYARVDIAFERGEGVWVFTPSGERYLDFGSGVAVNALGHSHPHLVEALIEQAKKLIHCSNLYRIPGGERLADRLCALSFADLVFFANSGAEAMEGVIKLVRKYQSANGHPERYRIITFEGCFHGRTLATLASAKNKKHLDGFGPVMDGFDQVPLGDIAAVKRAITPETAGILIEPVQGEGGVRMAEPSFFKALREICDERGLLLAFDEVQTGIGRLGEMFGYQRLGVTPDVMGLAKGLGAGFPIGAVLATAEAAKGITPGTHGSTFGGNPLAVAAGNAVLDEVTKPGFLDHVKKMALLFRQRLAEIKDRHPSVIAEVRGEGLLIGLKSVVPQGELADACRAEKMLTVLAGDNVVRLVPPLIITEADVAEAISRLDKACVAIEHAKKGAAKLGAAG, encoded by the coding sequence ATGTCGTCCCATATGATGCCGTCTTATGCCCGGGTGGACATCGCCTTTGAGCGGGGCGAGGGCGTTTGGGTGTTCACCCCCAGCGGCGAGCGCTACCTGGATTTTGGCTCGGGCGTGGCCGTCAATGCGCTCGGCCATTCGCATCCGCACCTCGTTGAGGCCTTAATCGAGCAGGCCAAGAAACTCATTCACTGCTCGAATCTTTATCGGATTCCCGGCGGCGAGCGCCTTGCCGACCGGCTGTGCGCCTTGAGCTTTGCCGACCTGGTGTTCTTCGCCAATTCCGGCGCGGAGGCGATGGAAGGCGTCATCAAGCTCGTCCGCAAATATCAGTCGGCCAACGGCCATCCCGAGCGCTATCGCATCATCACGTTCGAAGGCTGCTTCCACGGCCGCACGCTGGCCACTCTCGCATCTGCGAAGAACAAGAAGCATCTCGACGGCTTCGGCCCGGTGATGGACGGCTTCGACCAGGTGCCGCTCGGCGACATCGCAGCGGTCAAGCGCGCCATCACGCCCGAAACCGCTGGCATCCTGATCGAGCCGGTACAGGGCGAGGGCGGCGTCCGCATGGCGGAGCCGTCGTTCTTCAAGGCGCTGCGCGAGATTTGTGACGAGCGCGGGCTGCTGCTTGCCTTCGACGAAGTCCAGACCGGCATTGGCCGGCTCGGCGAGATGTTCGGCTATCAGAGGCTCGGCGTCACTCCCGACGTGATGGGCTTGGCCAAAGGTCTCGGCGCAGGCTTTCCGATCGGCGCGGTGCTCGCGACCGCCGAAGCGGCCAAGGGCATCACGCCCGGCACCCACGGTTCGACCTTCGGCGGCAATCCGCTGGCGGTTGCGGCCGGCAACGCCGTGCTCGATGAGGTGACCAAGCCCGGCTTCCTCGATCATGTGAAGAAGATGGCTCTGCTGTTCCGGCAGCGGCTTGCCGAAATCAAGGATCGCCATCCGTCGGTGATCGCCGAGGTGCGCGGCGAGGGCCTGTTGATCGGACTGAAGAGCGTGGTTCCGCAAGGCGAGCTGGCCGACGCCTGTCGCGCCGAGAAGATGCTGACGGTTCTCGCCGGCGACAACGTCGTGCGTTTGGTGCCGCCGCTGATCATCACCGAGGCCGATGTCGCCGAGGCGATCAGCCGGCTCGACAAGGCTTGCGTTGCCATCGAGCACGCGAAGAAAGGCGCCGCCAAGCTAGGAGCGGCCGGATGA
- a CDS encoding O-succinylhomoserine sulfhydrylase, whose translation MSASDTSKYRPETRLVQGGILRSQFGETSEALFLTQGYVYDNSAQAEARFKGEDHGYQYSRFANPTVTMFEQRIAEFEGAEAARATATGMAAVTLAMMGQVKAGDHVVASKAIFGSCLYVVEDYLPRYGVTSTIVDGFDLDAWRKAMRPNTKACFLESPTNPTLEVLDIAEIAKIAHSVGAKLVVDNVFSTPLWQSPLQLGADCVVYSTTKHIDGQGRCLGGVILGSEKFINENIHNYIRQTGPSMSPFNAWVMLKGLETLAVRVRAQTDTAGKVAEALSKHPKVKKLIYPGRPDHPQAAIVKKQMRGGSTMVAFEVANGKKGAFAFQDALKIVRISNNLGDAKSLITHPATTTHYRLKPEQRADLGISDGLVRLSCGLEHVDDLIDDVTNALKAV comes from the coding sequence ATGTCCGCATCTGATACGTCCAAATACCGCCCCGAGACCCGCCTGGTGCAAGGCGGCATCCTTCGCTCGCAGTTCGGCGAGACCTCCGAGGCGTTGTTCCTCACCCAGGGGTACGTCTACGACAATTCGGCGCAGGCCGAGGCTCGCTTCAAGGGCGAGGACCACGGCTATCAATATTCGCGCTTCGCCAACCCGACCGTGACGATGTTCGAACAGCGCATCGCCGAGTTCGAGGGCGCGGAGGCAGCCCGCGCCACCGCGACCGGCATGGCCGCCGTGACGCTCGCGATGATGGGCCAGGTCAAGGCCGGCGACCATGTCGTGGCGTCGAAGGCGATCTTCGGCTCGTGCCTATACGTCGTGGAAGACTACCTGCCGCGCTACGGCGTGACCTCGACCATCGTTGACGGTTTCGATCTCGACGCCTGGCGCAAGGCGATGCGGCCGAACACCAAGGCGTGCTTTCTGGAATCGCCGACCAATCCGACGCTCGAAGTGCTCGACATCGCCGAGATCGCCAAGATCGCGCATTCGGTGGGCGCCAAGCTCGTCGTCGACAACGTGTTCTCGACGCCGCTGTGGCAAAGCCCGCTGCAGCTCGGCGCCGACTGCGTGGTCTATTCGACGACCAAGCACATCGACGGCCAGGGCCGCTGTCTCGGCGGCGTGATCCTCGGCTCGGAGAAGTTCATCAACGAGAACATCCACAACTACATCCGGCAGACCGGCCCCTCGATGTCGCCGTTCAACGCCTGGGTGATGCTGAAAGGCCTGGAGACGCTCGCAGTGCGCGTGCGGGCGCAAACCGACACGGCTGGGAAAGTGGCCGAGGCGCTGTCGAAGCATCCCAAGGTGAAGAAGCTGATCTATCCTGGCCGGCCGGATCATCCGCAGGCCGCAATCGTCAAGAAGCAGATGCGTGGCGGCTCGACGATGGTGGCGTTCGAGGTCGCGAACGGCAAGAAGGGCGCGTTCGCGTTCCAGGATGCGCTGAAGATCGTGCGCATCTCCAACAACCTCGGCGATGCCAAGAGCCTGATCACGCATCCGGCGACGACCACGCATTACCGGCTGAAGCCCGAGCAGCGCGCAGACCTCGGCATCAGCGACGGCCTGGTACGGCTGTCGTGCGGGTTGGAGCACGTCGACGACCTGATCGACGATGTCACCAACGCGCTGAAGGCGGTGTGA
- a CDS encoding L,D-transpeptidase family protein — protein sequence MIQATRHAAGMLAAMAVVVVSSSASAQSQSRSCPAPLDQARRLVLVTAKSMAELSATMQLFERASPAEVWRAVAPAEPANLGRGGMAWSHFFRRYAKAGEPLKVEGDKRAPAGIYRIGRSFGILPSSRPNYLHVTDDTVCVNEPSSPHYNAITSRKLIQPHTSVENMSRALPMYRRGLVVDYPTDGRARAGSCIFMHVWRSPTSGTAGCVSMPEARLEALQDFAASGAVVAILPQGALSRFGNCLPTGGESAAR from the coding sequence ATGATCCAGGCCACGCGCCATGCAGCTGGAATGCTGGCTGCCATGGCCGTGGTCGTTGTTTCGTCTTCTGCTTCCGCTCAATCGCAATCGCGAAGCTGTCCGGCGCCGCTCGATCAGGCGCGCCGTCTGGTGCTTGTCACTGCCAAATCCATGGCTGAGCTCTCGGCAACGATGCAGCTTTTCGAGCGCGCGTCTCCGGCCGAGGTGTGGCGCGCGGTGGCGCCGGCGGAGCCGGCCAATCTCGGCCGCGGCGGCATGGCGTGGTCGCATTTCTTCCGCCGCTATGCCAAGGCCGGCGAGCCGCTTAAGGTCGAAGGCGACAAGCGCGCGCCGGCCGGCATCTACCGGATCGGCCGCAGCTTCGGCATCCTGCCGTCGTCGCGGCCGAATTATCTGCACGTCACGGATGACACCGTTTGCGTCAACGAGCCGTCATCGCCGCACTACAATGCCATCACGTCGCGCAAGCTGATCCAGCCCCACACCAGCGTCGAGAACATGAGCCGGGCGCTGCCGATGTACCGGCGCGGTCTCGTGGTCGATTATCCGACTGACGGCCGGGCGCGGGCCGGGTCCTGCATCTTCATGCACGTCTGGCGCTCGCCGACCTCCGGCACCGCCGGCTGCGTCTCGATGCCGGAGGCCCGTCTCGAGGCGTTGCAGGATTTTGCCGCCTCAGGCGCCGTGGTCGCGATCCTGCCGCAGGGCGCGCTCAGCCGGTTTGGAAATTGTTTGCCGACGGGCGGCGAAAGCGCGGCGCGCTAG
- a CDS encoding Hsp33 family molecular chaperone, whose protein sequence is MDIPVRAPSATSADDTVLPFEIGALDLRGRVVRLGAAVDSILNSHNYPQPVAKLLGEAIALTVMLGMSLKFEGRFILQTQTDGPVRMLVVDFRSPSQVRACARYDKARVAGLIESGKTSSADLLGHGHLAMTIDQGADMNRYQGLVALNGGTLEDAAHEYFKSSEQIPTRVRLAVAEEMSPGAGHRWRAGGLMLQFLPKAPERARVADLPPGDAPEGTALHVVDEDDAWVEGRSLVETIEDVELIDPALSSEQLVYRLFHERGVRVFNSVPVVAQCSCSRDSVEAMLKSFSQDDRDHMVENGEISVTCEFCSANYKFAPQEVGASSGGETNGGS, encoded by the coding sequence ATGGATATACCGGTCCGGGCGCCGTCAGCGACGTCCGCCGATGACACCGTTCTGCCGTTCGAGATCGGCGCGCTCGACCTGCGCGGCCGCGTGGTGCGGCTCGGCGCAGCCGTCGACAGCATCCTGAACAGCCATAACTATCCGCAGCCCGTCGCCAAGCTTCTCGGTGAGGCCATCGCGCTGACCGTGATGCTCGGAATGTCGCTGAAATTCGAAGGCCGTTTCATCCTGCAGACCCAGACCGACGGTCCGGTCCGTATGCTGGTGGTCGACTTCCGGAGCCCGAGCCAGGTGCGCGCCTGCGCGCGCTACGACAAGGCGCGGGTGGCGGGCTTGATCGAGAGCGGCAAGACCTCGTCGGCGGACCTTCTGGGTCATGGTCATCTGGCCATGACGATCGATCAGGGCGCCGACATGAACCGCTATCAAGGCCTGGTCGCGCTGAACGGCGGCACGCTCGAGGACGCCGCGCACGAATACTTCAAGAGCTCCGAGCAAATTCCGACCCGGGTGCGGCTTGCCGTCGCCGAGGAGATGTCCCCTGGCGCCGGCCACCGCTGGCGCGCCGGCGGGCTGATGCTGCAATTCCTGCCAAAGGCGCCGGAGCGCGCGCGTGTCGCCGACCTGCCGCCCGGCGATGCGCCGGAAGGCACGGCGCTGCACGTGGTCGACGAGGACGACGCCTGGGTCGAGGGTCGTTCGCTGGTCGAAACCATTGAGGATGTCGAACTGATCGATCCGGCATTGTCCAGCGAGCAGCTGGTCTACCGGCTGTTTCATGAACGCGGCGTGCGCGTCTTCAACAGTGTGCCGGTCGTCGCGCAGTGCTCGTGTTCGCGCGACAGTGTCGAGGCCATGCTGAAAAGCTTTTCGCAGGACGATCGCGACCACATGGTCGAGAACGGCGAAATCTCCGTGACGTGCGAGTTCTGCAGCGCGAACTATAAGTTCGCGCCGCAAGAAGTTGGCGCTTCATCAGGCGGCGAGACGAACGGCGGCTCATGA
- a CDS encoding 2'-deoxycytidine 5'-triphosphate deaminase has product MATKGILPDHMISELAKNGGIRPSRAFAPDQIQPASLDLRLGPKAYRVRASFLPGPRTTVEERIDNLKLHEITLTDGAVLETNCVYIVPLLESLALPPDIAAAANPKSSTGRIDVFTRVIADRTRGFDQIDAGYHGPLYAEISPKTFPVLVREGSRLSQIRFRRGHATLDAAALRALHDKERLTDDADADLTLGIAVGVDLAGLGPNNFVGYRAKRHTGLIDVEKRDGHAVGDFWEPIAARADRSLILDPGEFYILASKEAVQVPPDYAAEMVPFDPLVGEFRVHYAGFFDPGFGYAGAGGKGARAVLEVRSREVPFILEHGQIVGRLVYETMIDKPKTLYGMGIGSNYQAQGLKLSKHFKV; this is encoded by the coding sequence ATGGCGACCAAGGGCATTCTGCCCGATCACATGATCTCGGAGCTGGCGAAGAACGGTGGGATTCGTCCCTCGCGGGCCTTCGCGCCTGACCAGATCCAGCCGGCGAGCCTCGACCTGCGGCTCGGCCCCAAGGCCTACCGGGTGCGGGCGAGCTTCCTGCCCGGGCCGCGCACCACGGTCGAGGAGCGCATCGACAATCTCAAGCTCCACGAGATCACGCTGACCGACGGCGCGGTGCTCGAGACCAACTGCGTCTACATCGTGCCGCTGCTGGAAAGCCTCGCGCTGCCGCCCGACATCGCCGCCGCCGCCAATCCGAAAAGCTCGACCGGCCGTATCGACGTGTTCACCCGCGTGATCGCCGATCGGACGCGCGGCTTCGACCAGATCGATGCCGGCTATCACGGTCCGCTCTACGCCGAGATCAGCCCGAAGACGTTCCCAGTGCTGGTGCGCGAAGGCTCCCGGCTGTCGCAGATCAGATTCCGCCGCGGACACGCGACGCTCGATGCGGCGGCGCTGCGCGCGCTGCACGACAAGGAGCGGCTCACCGACGATGCCGATGCCGATCTCACGCTCGGCATCGCGGTCGGCGTCGATCTCGCGGGGCTTGGTCCCAACAACTTCGTCGGCTATCGGGCCAAGCGGCACACCGGCTTGATCGACGTCGAGAAGCGCGATGGCCATGCGGTCGGCGACTTCTGGGAGCCGATCGCGGCACGCGCCGACAGGAGCCTGATCCTCGATCCGGGCGAGTTTTATATCCTTGCCTCGAAAGAGGCCGTGCAGGTGCCGCCGGATTACGCGGCCGAGATGGTGCCGTTCGATCCGCTGGTCGGCGAATTCCGCGTGCACTATGCGGGCTTCTTCGATCCGGGCTTCGGTTATGCGGGCGCGGGCGGCAAGGGTGCCCGCGCCGTGCTGGAGGTGCGCTCGCGCGAGGTGCCGTTCATCCTGGAGCACGGCCAGATCGTCGGCAGGCTGGTCTACGAGACGATGATCGACAAGCCGAAGACGCTCTACGGCATGGGCATCGGCTCGAATTATCAGGCCCAGGGGCTGAAGCTCAGCAAGCACTTCAAGGTCTGA
- a CDS encoding OpgC domain-containing protein encodes MAGTAALDPVRQQVPATAVTAVQASAQAAPVAKAERDLRLDLFRGLALWLIFLDHIPNNVLAWFTIRNYGFSDATEIFIFISGYTAAFVYGAAMVQRGFIVAGARILKRSWQIYVAHVFLFAIYMAEISYVASSFENPLYAEEMNALDFIKQPDVTIAQAMLLKFKPVNMDVLPLYIVLLFFFPLALWLLIRNATVALLLSVMLYALTWEYEWNIPSYPTGHWYFNPFAWQLLFVFGAWCALGGAERLAPLLRSPITKWIAIGYLAFAFGVTMTWYFPRLSFLVPRWLGEWMYPIDKTNLDVLRFAHFLALAALTVHYIPRGLPLLKSAWFRPAIVCGQHSLEIFCLGVFLAFAAHFFMIEFFGGTSLMQVIMSVAGIGIMIGTAMVISWYKRIESRGSTPKRPPDADLAGGEA; translated from the coding sequence ATGGCAGGGACCGCGGCGCTCGATCCGGTGCGTCAGCAGGTTCCAGCGACGGCCGTCACGGCTGTTCAAGCCAGTGCTCAGGCTGCGCCGGTGGCCAAGGCCGAGCGCGATCTGCGGCTCGACCTGTTCCGCGGGTTGGCGTTATGGCTGATCTTCCTCGATCACATTCCCAACAACGTGCTGGCGTGGTTCACGATCCGCAATTACGGCTTCAGCGACGCGACTGAGATCTTCATCTTCATCTCGGGCTACACCGCGGCCTTCGTCTATGGCGCGGCGATGGTTCAGCGCGGTTTTATCGTCGCCGGTGCGCGCATTCTCAAGCGGTCCTGGCAGATCTACGTCGCGCACGTCTTCTTGTTCGCGATCTACATGGCCGAGATTTCTTATGTGGCCTCGAGCTTCGAAAACCCGCTCTATGCCGAGGAGATGAACGCACTCGATTTCATCAAGCAGCCCGACGTCACGATTGCGCAGGCGATGCTGCTCAAGTTCAAGCCCGTCAACATGGACGTGCTGCCGCTCTATATCGTGCTGCTGTTCTTCTTTCCCCTCGCGCTCTGGCTGCTCATCCGCAATGCTACGGTCGCGTTGCTGTTGTCGGTGATGCTCTACGCGCTGACCTGGGAATATGAATGGAATATCCCGTCCTATCCGACCGGGCACTGGTACTTCAATCCATTCGCCTGGCAGTTGCTGTTCGTGTTCGGCGCCTGGTGTGCGCTCGGCGGCGCCGAGCGGCTTGCGCCGCTGCTGCGCTCGCCGATCACCAAGTGGATTGCCATCGGCTACCTGGCTTTCGCCTTCGGCGTGACCATGACCTGGTATTTCCCGCGCCTCAGCTTCCTCGTTCCGCGCTGGCTCGGCGAATGGATGTATCCGATCGACAAGACCAATCTCGACGTGCTGCGTTTCGCGCATTTCCTGGCGCTGGCGGCGTTGACCGTGCACTACATCCCGCGCGGTCTGCCGCTGCTGAAATCGGCTTGGTTCCGTCCTGCGATCGTCTGCGGACAGCATTCACTGGAGATCTTCTGCCTCGGCGTGTTCCTCGCCTTTGCGGCGCACTTTTTCATGATCGAGTTTTTCGGCGGCACGAGTTTGATGCAAGTCATCATGAGCGTGGCAGGCATCGGCATAATGATCGGGACCGCCATGGTGATCTCGTGGTACAAGCGCATCGAAAGCCGCGGCTCGACTCCCAAGCGACCGCCCGATGCCGACCTTGCCGGAGGCGAGGCATGA
- a CDS encoding IclR family transcriptional regulator — MRESSQTLSRGLKLLDLIASGREGVAVRELAAAMALPKSIVQRLLYSLEQEGYLARHPSQVGYRLTLKVWSLGCSAVRRIDVREAARASLEQLAAQTDETVKIGVLDGTDVVYVDRISSPQIVRAYLPVGGRAPAASVATGKAIVAFVPEARCHADAPAELTREFEQIRKRGYAINRGEWEADVGALAAPIFDAHGAAVASVGAIMPLSRLSAQNAAPLAALITQAAAQISSRMGYESTAARASS; from the coding sequence ATGCGAGAATCCAGTCAGACGTTGTCGCGCGGACTTAAGCTTCTCGACTTGATCGCCAGCGGGCGTGAAGGCGTGGCGGTGCGCGAGTTGGCAGCCGCAATGGCGCTGCCCAAGAGCATCGTGCAGCGGCTGCTCTACTCGCTGGAGCAAGAGGGCTATCTGGCTCGCCACCCGTCGCAGGTGGGCTACCGGCTCACGTTGAAAGTCTGGAGCCTGGGCTGCTCCGCGGTTCGTCGCATTGATGTGCGCGAAGCGGCGCGAGCGTCTTTGGAGCAGCTTGCCGCGCAGACCGACGAGACCGTCAAGATCGGCGTGCTCGACGGCACCGACGTTGTTTACGTCGACCGCATCAGCTCGCCGCAGATCGTACGCGCCTACCTGCCGGTCGGCGGCCGGGCGCCGGCGGCTTCGGTTGCCACGGGAAAAGCCATTGTGGCGTTCGTTCCCGAGGCGCGCTGCCATGCCGACGCGCCTGCCGAATTGACGCGCGAGTTCGAGCAGATCCGCAAGCGCGGCTACGCCATCAATCGCGGCGAGTGGGAGGCCGATGTGGGTGCGCTCGCCGCGCCGATTTTCGACGCGCATGGCGCCGCTGTCGCGTCGGTCGGCGCGATCATGCCGCTGAGCCGGCTTTCCGCGCAAAACGCCGCGCCGCTTGCGGCGTTGATCACGCAAGCCGCTGCGCAGATCTCCAGCCGGATGGGATACGAGTCGACAGCAGCCCGGGCGAGTTCGTAG
- the apaG gene encoding Co2+/Mg2+ efflux protein ApaG, with amino-acid sequence MYRATTRNIEVQVTPRFLDERSSPENGYYFWAYTIEITNRGPATVQLKTRHWKITDAHGRLQEVKGAGVVGETPVLEPGKSFEYTSGVPLPTPSGFMTGTYGMVISDTGEDFDIQIPAFSLDSSEARRTLN; translated from the coding sequence ATGTACCGCGCCACCACCCGCAACATCGAGGTCCAGGTGACCCCGCGCTTTCTCGACGAGCGCTCATCGCCGGAAAACGGCTATTATTTCTGGGCCTACACGATCGAAATCACCAATCGCGGTCCCGCGACCGTGCAACTGAAGACCCGGCACTGGAAGATCACGGACGCCCATGGCCGGCTGCAGGAGGTGAAGGGCGCCGGCGTGGTCGGCGAGACGCCGGTGCTCGAACCCGGCAAGTCGTTCGAATATACGAGCGGCGTGCCGCTGCCGACCCCATCGGGCTTCATGACCGGAACCTACGGCATGGTGATTTCGGACACCGGCGAGGATTTCGATATCCAGATTCCGGCCTTTTCGCTGGATTCATCCGAAGCCAGGCGAACTTTGAACTAG
- a CDS encoding SGNH/GDSL hydrolase family protein, whose amino-acid sequence MKGLPYFFRSATALAVTAFAAAIAFGSAHAEGSATAPKCTAPSELTRLDYVLKRMSQKVSAGQPVKIVAIGSSSTAGAGASSPTMNYPSRLQVELQALMPRVPITVVNRGVNGEESRDMLARFERDVFSENPDVVVWQLGSNSVLRDRPLSEAPAPLHQGLKLLREHGADVVLMNPQYTPQVFTKHDVEGMVHLLNVAAKENSVDLFQRFALMRYWQLTEGIPFSAFTSPDELHMNDWGYGCVAKLLAGAIHDAATRPTLTATVNQRR is encoded by the coding sequence ATGAAAGGCCTCCCTTATTTTTTTCGCAGCGCGACAGCGCTGGCCGTCACCGCTTTCGCGGCTGCGATTGCCTTTGGGTCCGCCCATGCTGAGGGATCGGCGACGGCGCCGAAGTGCACGGCTCCGTCTGAGCTGACGCGACTCGATTACGTCCTGAAGCGCATGTCGCAGAAGGTCTCCGCCGGCCAGCCGGTTAAGATCGTCGCCATCGGTTCGTCCTCCACCGCGGGCGCGGGCGCGAGTTCGCCGACGATGAACTATCCGAGCAGGCTTCAGGTCGAGCTGCAGGCTCTGATGCCGCGTGTGCCGATCACGGTGGTCAATCGTGGCGTCAACGGCGAGGAATCGCGCGACATGCTGGCTCGCTTCGAGCGCGACGTGTTCTCGGAAAATCCCGATGTCGTGGTCTGGCAACTCGGCAGCAATTCGGTGCTGCGCGATCGGCCGCTGTCGGAAGCGCCGGCGCCGCTGCACCAAGGGCTGAAGCTGCTGCGCGAGCACGGCGCCGATGTGGTGCTGATGAATCCGCAATACACACCGCAGGTTTTCACCAAGCATGACGTCGAAGGCATGGTGCATCTGCTGAACGTCGCGGCGAAAGAGAACAGCGTCGACCTGTTTCAGCGCTTTGCGCTGATGCGCTACTGGCAACTCACCGAAGGAATTCCGTTCAGCGCCTTCACGTCCCCGGACGAGCTGCACATGAACGACTGGGGCTATGGCTGTGTCGCCAAGCTTCTGGCCGGCGCGATCCACGATGCGGCGACGCGGCCGACTTTGACTGCGACCGTCAACCAGCGGCGGTAA
- a CDS encoding SGNH/GDSL hydrolase family protein, translated as MTMWTALGRAVAATLLVLCAATARAEPADPCAVPGYLLFGESLLQRVGATATNEKALKIVVLGGSSASLPGPDGVSFAFPARLEVALRRRLPNLKVSVATDIRFRQTAEQMVDDIEKLVTDQKPNLVIWQTGTYDALHGIDPEEFRSAVSEGVEKLQSAGVDVVLMNMQYSPRTDSVVALTAYVDAIRWVAREREVPVYDRLAIMRHWYDAGQFDLYAATKDMKMAKSVHDCIGRTLAASIIDAARLEPQEEKSQEGTSPR; from the coding sequence ATGACGATGTGGACCGCTCTGGGGCGTGCGGTCGCAGCGACCTTGTTGGTCTTGTGCGCCGCAACAGCCCGTGCCGAACCGGCAGACCCGTGCGCGGTGCCGGGCTATTTGCTGTTTGGCGAAAGCTTGCTGCAGCGCGTCGGCGCCACGGCGACCAACGAAAAGGCGCTGAAAATCGTCGTTCTCGGCGGGTCTTCCGCGAGCCTTCCCGGCCCGGACGGTGTCTCGTTTGCATTTCCAGCGCGACTTGAAGTCGCACTCCGCCGGCGTTTACCGAACCTCAAGGTCTCTGTCGCGACAGACATTCGATTCCGCCAGACTGCGGAACAAATGGTTGACGATATTGAGAAATTGGTCACCGACCAGAAGCCCAATTTAGTCATCTGGCAAACCGGAACCTACGATGCTCTGCACGGCATCGACCCGGAAGAGTTCAGATCAGCGGTATCCGAGGGCGTAGAGAAGTTGCAAAGTGCCGGCGTCGACGTCGTTCTGATGAATATGCAATACAGCCCACGCACCGACTCTGTTGTTGCCCTGACCGCTTATGTGGATGCCATACGTTGGGTGGCCCGTGAGCGCGAGGTGCCGGTCTATGATCGGCTTGCGATCATGCGGCACTGGTACGACGCCGGGCAATTCGATCTCTATGCTGCGACCAAGGACATGAAGATGGCCAAGAGCGTCCATGATTGTATCGGGCGGACGCTGGCGGCTTCGATCATCGACGCGGCGCGCCTCGAGCCCCAAGAAGAAAAATCACAGGAAGGAACTTCGCCGCGATGA